From the genome of Triticum aestivum cultivar Chinese Spring chromosome 3B, IWGSC CS RefSeq v2.1, whole genome shotgun sequence, one region includes:
- the LOC123071905 gene encoding aldehyde dehydrogenase family 2 member C4, whose product MAAANGAKGFEVPELDIKFTKLFINGQFVDAASGKTFETRDPRTGEVIARIAEGDKADIDLAVKAAREAFDNGPWPRMPGCARARIMHKFADLVDQHVEELAALDTVDAGKLFMMGKMMDIPGGANLLRYYAGAADKIHGETLKMARPLHGYTLKEPVGVVGHIVPWNYPTTMFFFKVSPALAAGCTMVVKPAEQTPLSALFYAYLAKEAGVPDGVLNVVPGFGPTAGAAMASHMDVDKISFTGSTEVGRLVMQAAALSNLKPVSLELGGKSPVIVFDDADVDMAVNLVNMATYMNKGEICVAGTRIYVQEGIYDAFVKKSVELAKKSVVGDPFNPNVHQGPQVDKDQYEKVLKYIDVGKSEGATLLTGGKPCSDKGYYIEPTIFTDVTDDMSIAQEEIFGPVMALMKFKTVEEVIQKANSTRYGLAAGVVTKNIDTMNTVSRSVRSGVVWVNCYFAFDPDAPFGGCKMSGFGKDMGTDALEKYMHTKTVVTPLYNTPWL is encoded by the exons ATGGCGGCAGCGAACGGCGCCAAGGGGTTCGAGGTGCCGGAACTGGACATCAAGTTCACCAAGCTCTTCATCAATGGCCAGTTCGTCGACGCAGCTTCCG GCAAGACGTTCGAGACACGGGACCCGCGCACCGGCGAGGTGATCGCCAGGATCGCCGAGGGAGACAAGGCCGACATCGACCTCGCCGTGAAGGCCGCCCGCGAGGCCTTCGACAACGGCCCCTGGCCCAGAATGCCCGGATGT GCAAGGGCCCGGATCATGCACAAGTTCGCGGACCTGGTGGACCAGCACGTGgaggagctggcggcgctggaCACGGTGGACGCCGGCAAGCTATTCATGATGGGTAAGATGATGGACATCCCCGGAGGCGCCAACCTGCTCCGCTACTACGCCGGCGCCGCCGACAAGATCCACGGCGAGACGCTCAAGATGGCGCGCCCGCTCCACGGCTACACGCTCAAGGAGCCCGTCGGTGTCGTGGGCCACATCGTCCCCTGGAACTACCCCACCACCATGTTCTTCTTCAAGGTAAGCCCCGCGCTCGCCGCCGGGTGCACCATGGTCGTCAAGCCCGCCGAGCAGACGCCCCTCTCCGCGCTCTTCTATGCCTACCTCGCCAAGGAGGCCGGGGTCCCCGACGGCGTCCTCAACGTCGTGCCGGGATTTGGACCGACGGCCGGCGCGGCCATGGCCTCTCACATGGACGTCGACAAGATCAGCTTCACGGGATCCACGGAGGTCGGGAGGCTGGTCATGCAGGCGGCGGCCTTGAGCAACCTCAAGCCCGTCTCGCTGGAGCTGGGGGGCAAGTCCCCGGTCATCGTGTTCGACGACGCTGACGTTGACATGGCCGTCAACCTCGTCAACATGGCCACCTACATGAACAAG GGCGAGATCTGCGTCGCTGGCACGCGCATATACGTGCAGGAAGGGATCTACGACGCCTTTGTGAAGAAGTCGGTCGAGCTTGCCAAGAAATCGGTGGTCGGAGATCCTTTCAACCCCAACGTACATCAAGGTCCTCAG GTTGACAAGGACCAATACGAGAAGGTCCTCAAGTACATCGATGTTGGTAAGAGCGAAGGCGCCACCCTCCTCACCGGAGGGAAGCCCTGCAGCGACAAAGGTTACTACATCGAGCCCACCATTTTCACTGACGTGACGGATGACATGTCGATTGCGCAAGAGGAAATCTTCGGCCCGGTGATGGCTCTCATGAAATTCAA GACGGTGGAGGAGGTGATTCAGAAGGCGAACAGCACCCGGTATGGCCTGGCCGCCGGCGTGGTGACCAAGAACATCGACACCATGAACACCGTGTCGCGGTCAGTCAGGTCCGGTGTCGTCTGGGTTAACTGCTACTTCGCCTTCGACCCCGACGCCCCATTCGGCGGCTGCAAGATGAGCGGCTTCGGCAAAGACATGGGCACGGATGCGCTCGAAAAGTACATGCACACCAAGACAGTGGTCACTCCACTCTACAACACACCCTGGCTGTGA